tgtgtttctttgttgcgtcatcttgtgtctgctctccatgtgtgcagtgccattcctgggcaggctgcactttctttcccgctaggcagctctccttacggggtgcactccttgcgcggtagggctcccttatgcgggggacacccctgcgtggcagggcactccttgtgcacatcagcactgcgcatgggccagctccatataggtcaaggaggcccggggtttgaaccgaggacctcccatgtggtaggcagacgccctaaccactgggccaagtccgctgcccctcaTGATGACCCTTTGAGGATTAAGGCCTGGGTACCACTCCCAGACTTCGTGAACTCATTGGCTACAGGAAACCTGCCCCTGGGGAGAGACCCTACAGCTGCACTGGTTGTGGGAAGAGCTTCCAGCACAGTTACTCTCTGACCCGTCATCCTCGACGTCACGTTGGTGAGAAGCCTTACCCTTGTCCTGACTGTGGAAAACGTTTCAGCCAATGTTCCAACCTGCTCCAGCACGAGCAGATTCACCAGGGAGATGAGCCCTACCAGTGCGGAGCTTGGAGGAAGGATTTTGCTCAGAGTGCATCCCTTACCCAGCACCAGCGGGTTCACACTGGCGAGCAGCCCTATTGCTGTCCCCAGTGTGGCAAGACCTTCTGTGGAAGCTCCAACCTCATTAAGCCCCAGCGAATCCACTCTGGGGAGAAGCCGTATACCTGTGGGGAGTGTGGCAAGGGCTTTACAGTCAGCTCTCTGCTCCTGGCTCACCAAAGGGTGCACACAGGGCTGAAGGCCTATGTCTGGCCCCGCTGTGAGAAAGCTTTTAGGGATCAGTCCAAGTTGATATGCCACCGGAAGGTTCACACAGCGGAGCGTCCCTTCTGCTGCTCTAACTGTGATGATAGTTTTAGTCAGAAGACCTCCCTCACCCAGCAGACTACCTGCACACAGGGGAGAAGCCTTATAGGTGTGCCAAGTGTGGGGAgagcttcagcctccatacaAGCTCAACCACCATGTTGCTTGGCACAAGCCGCAGACCCAGCCTCAGGGCTCTGGCCACACCAGTCATCCCCTCACTCCTGCTCAGATGAAACCCCAGGTACTTCTTCCtcttccatctcttcttgttCAAACGCCCACTGCAAcctcctttcccttttcctgcccctCCAACACGCTGGTTAATTCTGCTTCCTGCCCCACTGTCTCCAACCTTAGATCCTGCCCATCTTTCCCCAGGTTCCTTCCCTCGTCCTGCTGCTCCCCTTGTCCTCTGCATCCATTTTCTCTTGCCCTCAGTATTCATCAGCCCTCCCTCCTTGTTCCTCCATTCACCCCTTCCCCAGTAGTCCCTCTACCTCAAGGATTGCTGCAGAGTCTGAGTTCCAAGTTCCCCTTTGGTGGTGAGCCAGAGGCAGCCAGGACTGCCGCCTTTACCTGCTCCGAGTGTGGGAAGGGTTTTCCAGCCAGTGGCAAGCTCCTCCAGCACCAGCGCACTCACACAGGTGAGTGGCCTTACACCTGCCCCGAGTGTGGGAAGTGTTTTCTCCCTGATCCAGCACAGAAAGATCCACTTGGCTGAAAAGGCATACTGGTGCGTGAAGTGCAGCCGTGACTTCAACCAACGCGTCCATCTGATCAACCACCAGCGGGGCACTGAGGAGGGCAGCAGTTTCGTCTGCCCCGAGTGCCGGGAGGCCTTCCAGGAAGCCTGGAAGCTGGCCAGGCACCGTCAGACCGTCCACCAGACTGCGTGGGCGGCTGGTGGCGACAAGGCCCAGAAGCTCCATACGTGTGGGACCCGTAGGAAGCTGTTGAGGCAGGAGGCTTCTCTGAATCAGCACAGCAGGACTTGTAGCACCTATCGACCCTACCGCTGTGGCTAGTGTGGACACAGCTTTGGAGAAAGCATCAAGCTCCTTCGCCACCACTGAACCCACACTGGAGAGCGGCCCTACCAGTGCCTGCAGTACGGCAAGGCTTTCAGCCAGAGATCCAACCTTGCCAGACGCCAAAGAACCCACGTGGTGCCGACGTAGGTAAGACTGCAGCAGCCTAGCAGGTGCACCTGTGGAACAGAGCTACCCTCCACTGGCACTAGAGGATGAAGGCTTTTCTTCACTAAGAGACTTCCTCGGAAATGCTGGTGGGcttattttttcccctaaatccttctctttcctcctgtcCCTCAATCCTCAGAGTTTACAGGAAGACTTAGGGAAATCGTCGGCAGATGTTGTGTGTTTTTGAAATACAGGTATATTTTTGGTGTGGACAAGGAACATATTAAGTAATTGTCAATATTAGTAAGTAATATTAAAtgattcctcttttaaaaatatatattttaaaaatgatttgatGGGTCCGAATGTGCTATTAGAGTGAAGAAAAGATGCTGAGATACCCTGAGAATTCAAACTGTAGAGAAATGCTTGAGGGCACCCAGTTTTCAAGCTTGCTGCCCTAGTCCTTCCTGAGTCCCCTTTCTCCCATAATGCTGCACTCCCAGCCCCAAGACCCATCAGGCACTATATCCTAATTGTTCTACTTCAGAAAGATTTCCCAACACATCCTTTCCTCTCTTGCCAGTGCTGCTGCTGTCAGCACAAATCCTTGTCATCATTTGCCTGGATTATTGTAAAAGACCCCTAGGCAGTCTCCCCTGCATCCAGTCTCTGCATTCTGGTTCATCGTCCGTAACACCCGCCAGTTAGATTCCTCCCTCAAACCCCAACATAAATCTGCTGTCTAATCTCCTGCTTGAGAGCATCCTTGcccgcccctccctgccccccgaTTGCCTACAGGAAGGAGTCAGAGGCTTCAGCCTGGCATATGTGGCTTCTTGGTTTGGCCTTGCTCTACCTCTGCAGTCCTCTTCACCATCCCCGCCCCCAGGAACCCCACGTAATAGCCACACTGAACTTTTCCTGATTCCCTAGAAGGCCATGGCCTTTCATACTTCTGTGCTTttgcactttattattttttaaaatagatttttaaatttattttttaaagatacatagatcacacaaaatgtacattaaaaactATAGGAGGTTCTCATACACCCCACGCCCCATAccccctacttttcccacatcaacaacttctttcattagtgtggtactttcattgcatttgatgaatacatttttgagcactgctacacagcatggattatagtttacgttgtagtttactgTACCTTTgccctttaagaaaaagtttctCCCAACTGCTCAGAATGCCCTTCCTCCCTTTTCTATCTTCCAAATTCGTACTCCTCATCATGTAAGCCCAGGTCCATCGTGAGCTTTCCCAGCCTCTCCTGCAGCACCTGGCATGTATGGTGATGGCGGCAGCGGTACTGTGGACCATTGTGAACGTCTGATCATGTCTGCACCACTCCCCCCATGGCAGACTATGCCCGGGTCACAGTAGGTGCTTAATGAAGGAACCTCCTCCAATCGCTCAAGCTTTTTTATGCTAAGACtcaggtttcttttatttttaatcaattttattgacacatattcataaaacatacaatccatccaaagtgaaccatcagtggtatttggtacaatcacatcgttgtgcattcatcacttcaatcattattagaacattttcattactccagtaataataataaatgaaaaccaaacaacaaaaaaactctaCCCCTTCATAATCACCTCTTGGTCTCTGTATCTTTCCCCTGcaatacatagctgctattctacttccatctaatttatttgtatttatattttgtatagatggagtcaaacaatatgtagtaccttttgcctaggttctttcacttaatatttttccttttttagtccCTTAATGAGagattaatatattactatacactactgtccataatttgctttgtttgtattttcccctgatattaacatcttgtaacattaatgtacatttgttcagcttcaaagaaaaagacatatatgcaatattacccattctcatatttcacatgaactCAGGTTTGTTCTTCCTTGTCCTCCGAAGGTACACTTGGACACACTTGGAAAGTTATCCAAGGTGACCACAAACTGGTCATACCCAGTCTGTGTCTTCCTGGTCACTGCCCATCATTTATGCTTCCATGGTTATTTCCACATTGATAATGGAGTAAAGCCTCTAAAAACACTGCTGTTGACTTGGGCCCAGTGTATCTCATCCACACATTTGTAGTGATGAGATTTGCACGGATTGCCAGCATGAGGGTGTCGAATTTTTTGCAGCATCGGTGACGGTACAGAAAGGCTTTCAACTGTATCTTCAATAATCAGCACTTGTGGTGGCAAAATATTGTTTTAGAAAATATGTGAGATTAATAAGTCATCCTTTTATGGCCTCTAAAAGGCCCTAAGTAGCTCATAGCATGTGAAGGTTCAATTCTGTCCTGTAGAGTAACCATAGTGTTGGCTTGAGTTACACCAGTCCCAAGCCCAACTGAGCACAAGTATGCCTGCCTCAGCCAAAACCCTCACAAGGGCATTTCCCCTTAACTGTGGGCCAGTGATGGTCATCTCCCCTGGAGAGAAGGAGGTTGCACTGAAGTCTGTTGTGGCTGTAATATAAAGTTCATTAGTGTAAAGAAAAGCATTATAGATTTGGGAGAAAATACAGTGCagatctttttattattattatttgcttttgtattttaagtttttaaatttaaaaaatttcagacACTAAAATTCACTTCTTTCTAGTGTGCAGTTCTCTGGGTTTTTACACATGCATAGATTGTTGTAATTTCCAACACAGGTACAAAACAATTCCAACATACAAAGAATTCCCTTGGGCTGCCCTTGGTATTCAACTCTTCCCCCAACTCCTGGCAACCACTCACCTGCTTTCTTTTCCTATaggttttgccttttctagaatgtcatataaatggaatcatacagtatgtagcctttGGAGACTACTGGGTTCTTTGACTTGGCATTATGCATTTGAGACTCATCTATGTTTGTGGCATGGATCtacattttgttcctttttattgctaagtccttgtgtggatgtaccacagtttgtttatccattcatccatcagaGGGCATTAGGGTAGTTCCGTTTAGAGGGATTATGAATAAATTACTATAAATATTCGGGTACGGGTTTTGGTGtaaataagttttcatttctctaggggAAATACTTAGAAGTGGTGATCATATGTTAAATGTATCAgatctcattttgttttaaatattttctattaaagTATATTATACCTATGGATGAATCCTAAGTATACACCGTGATGAATTTTTACACATGTATACACCCATCTAACCATCtaaatcaagatacagaacatttcctgCACCCCAGAAGGTCCCTCATGCCCCTTCCTACAATACCATACAGTCccaggcggacgctctgtcagttgagccagatccgcTTCCCGTATTCTGACTCTACTACCATCAGTTTTCACAGGTCTTTTTAATTTGTGAAGTTAAAAATAGTAGCTATTGAACTGCTTAATAATTGTAAAACTTAAACTTCATCAAAGAAATTATTATAACCACTTTCTGAATATAACCAAACTCAAGTACTTCCAAATTTCTGGATTTCTGCCTCCCCAAGACCCCAACGCACAGCTCCAAAATTCCTAGAAAGTTACagagtgtcttagtttcctggctgctatgacaaataccacacagtcaGTTCGGTCAAGCCAACTTATTGTCCCACAGAGTCAGTAGCATTCTGGGCTGGCTTGCTGGCCATCCTTAGGGTTCCTTAGCCTccctgtcacatgacaatgtccTTGGTCTTTTCCCGTGGCCTTTCTCTGACTTTCAGGTTCTTCTCTTTACGAAGGCCTCCAGGAATAtggttaagacccatcctcattcagGTGGCCGCCCATtacttaaaaataacatcttcagaaggtcctatttactaTGGGCTCACGCCCACAAGAAGGAGatgaaaattaagaattttcCCCCTGGGGTACATAACTAAATCTACCACATGGGGGCAGTACAGAAGATGAGCATGACAGGGAAGGAGAATATAGAATATATCAGGACTCTGAGTTGAAGTGACAAAGAACCCAACTcaaactggctttttttttttttttttgagattagaTTCTTTAATTGGTTTTTGTTAAATTTCAACTTGCAATAACAAAATCTCAAAAATTTGATTCCTCAGCCATAAAAACCTGCTGTACACATTATTTCCATGTTGCCAAAATCCACAGCCATACAAAACATCACAAGGATTTAATTGGGAACTATTCAGGTAACATACAACCAAATTTTATTGTaggtatatataccatatttggcACTGTTCATAAATTTGATAATACTTTCCTTTTAGAGTCAGGCATTCTTAAACCTTAGTCACCATATATAAGAATTTTCAAACTTTCTAACAGTaatcaaataattttaagaaacttaaaacaaacaaacccacaacTAGAATTGGGAATGGAATTCAAGCCCTCCAACTTCCTGTTATGCTCCAAATAGCTGTCGTTGCTGAAGGAGATTTAATTTTGTGCTTTTACCATTGGGGAGttgtaaaaaagaaacaatttaaagaCAATATCATATGATACACATAAAGACTAacaacacttttttatttttaatagctttattgatCTATCAGTTACATActataaattcattcatttatagaGTTCAGTTAAGTGGTATGTAGTTTATTCAGAGAGTTGTGCATATATCATCACAACTtcattttagattatatttatCCTTTCCCAAAGAAACACCATACCCAATAGCAGAATTCTCCATCCTGCCACCATTCTTTCAGTCCTAAGCAACACTTTTCTTTAAAACTAATTTTTCTTGAGAGTTGCCAAAAAGACCCTCAAGAATGAGTAACTTGTGATGATTCTGGTAGGAATTATAGAAGGGCAATCATTAATGATCAGTGTCATTGAGGGTGTGGAGACTGCAATTATGATTGAACTAATATACAGAAGATTCTGGAATGTTTATACCTGAATTGAGAACCCTTTAGCAACTTGTTTTAAGGGTCTCTTCCTCAGAATATAACAGATACAAGTCAGAGcttatggatttatttttatgtgtaaTGGCCCTATTTTGAAACAAAGTGAGAAAATAAAAGTACAAAGACTCTACCATTAAACCTTTAGCAACTTGTACTATATCCCAATGTGTAATTTAtttgaataatttcattttaacaaatattaaatcCTTTCACTTCCATAGGGCCCAATATGATTGATTTGTTAGAAGTTAGACATGCTCCAGAATGTTTAGAAAAGACATTTAGATTTAGAAAAGTAATAAAAGCTATAAATCTAGTCTTAACCTAAGGCAAAAGAGCTTTACCAGAACAAAGATCACAGTGCAGGGGAACAGAAATTAGAAATTAGCTTATAAAAATTTAGAGACCTGCTCTAATTTCTAGTGTCACAGAAAACATTTAGCAATAAAATAAGACTTAAAAACCCACTAAAACTGACTCTTACAAATAAGGCTGAAAAGCCTAAGGGTACAGATCTTTGTCAATCTACACCCTGATCCAGGGATTCAAACGATATTAATAAGGACAGATCTCACCCCATCTTTCAGGTCTGCTCTGAAAAATgacttcactatttttttttttagatttattttttacttatttctctccccttcccccctgcccccccgagttgtctgctctctgtgtccattcactgtgtgttcttctgtgaccacttctatccttatcagcagcaccaggaatctgtgtttctttttgttgcgtcatcttgttgcgtcagctctgtgtgtgtgtgcagcgccattcttgggcaggctgcattttcttttgcactggtggctctctttacggggcacactccttgcgcatggggctcccctacgcaggggacacccctgagtggcagagcactccttgcgcacatcagtactgcgcatgggccagctccacatgtatcaaggaggccctgggtttgaactggggacctcccatgtggtaggcagacgccctatccattgggtcaagtccacttcccaatgacTTTATTATTGACTCCAATCAAAGTCTCCAGCCTAAGGCTCCAGCAGCTCCAAGTTGAAAAACCACTGTGTCTTAGTACTTCAAGAAAGAAGTCCTTAAATTGGGACTTCAGGGCCTGCCGTGCCAAAAAGAACCACCATGGCCTAGAGAATGGAAGGCTCAGATGGGCAAGGCCTGGATCACATGCTTTCTTTTGAAGCCAGAGGAGGGAGTCAGCTCTACCCAAACTATGAACTGAAAATGACAGAGGGATGATTTCATAAAGAAAACCTAGTGTGTTCTCAGAAGAAGGCATGGATATTTGGGCAGATGGCATAACCAAaccaacaacaatgaaaaacccACTAAATGTTCACTATTAACAAGCTTTTAGCTTCTCTCAAGGGCAGAGGGAGCTAGGAGCCCCTCCTTAGACCCTGGCATCCTATTGCCATTAGACCACTGGTGGCTCCACCCTGACTCTGTCTTATATCCACTTTACCATTCATCCTAGCTAAATCATGTCCTCTTATAGCTGTCCATTATAAATAAACCATATCCATTATAATTGTCTTTCTGGGATAATTCCAATCTCAAATGTCCTCTCCCAGTGCCCCCATAAACAAAATTCATATTTAATAGATCACACATTGtgatttttctttgctttggaaAACATGGTCATGGTATGCAGCATCCCAAGAGAAAATGACCCTGAGCCATCCTTCTGCATCCTTCACCACCAACAGCTGAAGTGtgtctaaaaaagagctggaatgCTGCTCCCTCAGATTTCCTTATCACCTGgtgaaattttttctttcctctgcctaaagcaaagaaaaaactaAACCTCTAGAGAATGGAAACGTTGGCAGGAGTCCAATTAATTATGTGTGAGAGAACTTAGAAAAGTAGTGGTGGGCACAAAGACTGCAGGAACTGGCACTGCGCTGCCTCTAGAGTTAAGGCAGAAAACTGTGATCAGCCTGGGAAAGCACGTACTGCCTAAGAAGTCTCTGGGTACTTGGGCAGGCGGGCCACAAGATGGCGACAGCAGCAGAGGATGGTAGCCGCCTTCAGGCACTCATCAGGTCCCAGCTTGAAAAACTCAGAAGGGGATTTCCCATAGGGAATTCTTTGGCAATGACCCAGTAAAACTTTCAGAGGTTATTTAGGGCAGAGAGGGAGCCTTGCACCTCTTTGAAGGGTAAATACCCTTCTCCATTCCTATTTTCTTCAGGAGTCATCGTCATAATTGGGGAGGGTGTTTAAAGGGGCGGTATATGGAGGGAGATGCCAAAACTCTAATGGGGATAAGGTCCCATCTTTTTGGCAACAATTCCAAAGTCCAACTAGAAAAAAGCAACTATAGGAAGAACTTCATTAATAACTCAGTGAGGGCTCAGAAATAATTTAGCAACCCTGCATAATATTTGAATGTTCAACaagattatttaaaaacaaagtctAAGAAATaacatagtaaaccaagaggtagatgagaattgtggttgatagtacagatacaagtgtcctttgttagctagagcaaacgtacatcactattgcagggtggtgggaatgtggagaagcatgggaaaaacacaactggagcGACCTATGGACTGtatttagcagtaataatataatattcttgcatctatgccaaaga
Above is a window of Dasypus novemcinctus isolate mDasNov1 chromosome 23, mDasNov1.1.hap2, whole genome shotgun sequence DNA encoding:
- the ZNF843 gene encoding LOW QUALITY PROTEIN: zinc finger protein 843 (The sequence of the model RefSeq protein was modified relative to this genomic sequence to represent the inferred CDS: inserted 2 bases in 2 codons; deleted 1 base in 1 codon; substituted 1 base at 1 genomic stop codon): MANVKGYFQEQSLTLVLTVENVSANVPTCSSTSRFXQGDEPYQCGAWRKDFAQSASLTQHQRVHXWRAALLLSPVWQDLLWKLQPHXAPANPLWGEAHRKIHLAEKAYWCVKCSRDFNQRVHLINHQRGTEEGSSFVCPECREAFQEAWKLARHRQTVHQTAWAAGGDKHLSTLPLWLVWTQLWRKHQAPSPPLNPHWRAALPVPAVGKAFSQRSNLARRQRTHVVPT